The stretch of DNA CAGGGTccaaaaacatctgaaaaaaatatcaccaatTGTTTACCTTTGTCTAGACTTTGCAAGACTAATCATTTTCAGATAAAACTAACAATGTGCAAAAGTTCCTAACATCATGGGTAAGGAATAACAAGTGCTACCAAGAGATTCTGCTGAGATCaaatcagaaaatgtaaaataacaaagtCAAGCCTCATACCTTGAGCAGTCACAGTGAAGATTGTGAACTAATCTACAGATCATCTGCATGAAGCAGTTTCTTCCCCTCTACAAGTCACAATAACTAAGGTTTGCCTTCTAACTCAGTGacacaaggtaaaaaaaaaaaaaatgcactgacattagaaaaatatttttcatcgGTGCTTACAGTATCTTCAGACCTATCACTTAACATAAATCTGTTTAAATAGTTCagataaatactttttttttttttgtcagcctTCTTTGGCCACATGTACCATACCATCCTGCTAATCATAAACACTGTTCAGAAAGTGCTTCCTGTGAAAACTGCTTCAAATGAGTTAACCTTGCAAAATCTAGCTTCCCACAAGAACTTTGTTAACCCTGCATTATGCAATCCCCTATTTACAAAAATACTTAGAAACTTTACAACTACCTTTAACCTTACAAAAAGTGCAATTCTCTTACCCCATGATTATGGAGCAACAACATTCTTCATAAATTCTACAGAATAGCAGCctataaaaagcaaataaggtGCTTAGCTTATGCCCAGGATCTAACTGGTTAAGTGCCACCAGGAAGTACAATTTGTATAGGCAAATTCCATTTGTATCTACTGTCGCAGCGGTGCCACAGCTAGGTTTGCAAGCTCAATTAGAGCCAAAGCGCCATGCATTCGTTCTCGCTGTTCCTGGAGGCGGCTGCGGCAAGCAGCTGAGTGagcactgtttttctcttcatcgTCCTCTTCATCAGACTGAAGATATTCCATTGGGTCCTGCTGTTCCTGATCAGTCTTCTGGattgttttacttttcaaagCAGGAGCACGCTGTTCTCTAGTCTCCCAGTACCTATGAAATCAAACATGaggaatgctttttaaaatacgTTCAGCATATGCAACAACCATTCAAAACTGGCAAAACACTCAATTTTTTACCTTGTATATGACTGAGGCATtgcatttagttttatttttcatatcttATAATGGTAGTATTTAAGCTGTCAGAAACCTTTATTTGgcattttaaatgtgaagtGCCCAAGCAACATCTGTGATATATCATGCTATCACATGGTATCCTCAGCAGGCCACTCATGCATAACCAATTCTTGTTCCTCATATAAATGCAAATTCAGTAGGAAGACTATCTAGCCACTAACTAACAAGGTATTAGCAGGTGTTGTTCAAGTAAAGAAAcaatgaagcagagaaaaaacaaaagtccTGTGAGGAATCTTGCCTTAAGCTAGATTTTATGAGTCTTAAAGGAAAGGCTGGGCTGAATAACACTAGAGGCATACCAGTTCCAGTTTGTTCTTTGCTGGTTggttttctgggtttttttgtgtgcatgtgtttggtattttttttgcCCCTAAGAATAGAGTGCATTCTCAGGCCATTTTTATGGCTGTCTAAAGAAACTTACTTTGCTAGCCACTCAGCCACAGCTTTATTATCAGCCgtttgttttttattcagtCTGTCAGTGAGCTCTTCCCTCTTCAGTCGGGCATATGGATGTTTGGGGCAGTGGCGGTTTGCATGTGTGAATCTGCTCAAACAGccttaaagaacagaaaatgacaatGAAAAACATGTTAAGGAAGGCAGTCAACCACCATGTGAGCGTAAAATCTATACAATACAGTTGGTGCTGAATCCAGCCTTCTTTATTACAGAAAAAGCTAGATTTagatgaaaacagcaaattctTACTGCAAGAGTAACAACATATCCAATCATTTAATACTTTAGTATCAACTGACAACAGTACTGGCAACTTATATAACAACACAGGCAATTCTTAGATGCATATTTGAATCTCTTCCAAAGTTAAGATCCAAAGCTTTGACAGATTGCTGCAATGCGAATGTGCATACATTTTCAGTACTAGATGGCCCTCAATTCTGAAAGCCACAAGTTATTATTTGATCGCTCACCATTCTCTGAGCAGACAAAAGGTTTCTCCCCTGTGTGGAGACGCTGGTGAGTTTTGAGCTGCCCACTCTGAACAAAAGCTTTCCCGCAATCTGGGTAGTCACACAAATACGGTCTTTCAccttaaaaataacaacagaacaGATTTATGAAAGCTGAATAGAAAAGCAGAGTCATAGTACCAGTGATCCCCTTCAGCTTGAGGCTTGCACAAGCAAGCTCTCCATTAACACACTCAGACACTAGCATGTACTCAAAAAGCCTCAGTgtaccagagagcagagatcaatTTTACCCTCAGATATTCAGTGCTGCTGGATAATACCTTCACAATGAAATAACTTATGGTgttttcgttttgttttgtttttaacttaaGCCTCTTACACAGCGTTACATAAGCTTTGTCCCATGAAAATATGCACCTACAGGGCAAGAAACATAGAAAGTAAAATAGGTAAACAGATAAGTAATGTAATTCAAGTTGTAACCACAGATGTTTTGTCATAAACGTGGACTTAACTAGGGTAATGTAACGGAGATTAAGAATATAGCAACGTAAGAAGTTGCAGAAGTATCTTACTATTGTGTTTTAGTAGACTGTTTGAAAAAAGTTGTAATGGCAAAGTAGAGGTAACAAGAAAAACTTATTCCAGATATAGACGTTCTCAACCAGCTATTAAAAATGACTTCTCCATCTTCTTCTTGTCTGAAGAGAACCTGACTGCATTCTATTGTGCAAAGGCGCTCcatgccagcactgctcagaaagGATGACAAAACAAAGGTAACGACGACTTACTAAGTCAGAAGAGTAACACCAGGGTAAGTTCAGCTCAATTAGGTAAGTCATTCATATTTAACATGCAAGTTCAATAGCTAATTCCAGCATGTGAAATGAAAGCCCCAAGAGTATGAGGAAACTTGTGCTTAGATTAGTAACTACATTTGCCTTACACACTTgagtcaggaaagaaaaaaaattgtaggaGCCGagatctttcatttttccacttGACTGCTGATTGTGTTGGTATACAGTATCATAGTTCATGTTCCTTTGCAAAAGTGAAAAGTACTCACTAGatataaaaacatttcccttttgcttcttgtttgtCTGGGTATTGAATTAGTTGATTCTGGATCTTAATTTAATCATAACTTGCTTCTAGAACCTCCCCGTATGCACAGATCTGTAAATTAACAGTGATTACCTCTGCTCCAGAAAGTGAATCCTAAACAAGTAGATGCTAGGAGAGACAACTGAAGAGCTGTTTTTCCTCAACCTTAAGCTACCCAGTACCACACTGTAAAAGTTAccagctgtttttaaataattcctcCTCTTCCACTTCAGTTGATCACTGCTTCAGAAGTGCACAAGCAAGTAGGAAACAGAAGACTCAGCAGAGGGAATAAGACTAAAACAAATCCTACCAAGAACAACATACTAAGCTTAAGAAGCGTTCTCCCTCTAAGAGAATCTGTGGAAGGAGGAGGTAAAGAATTTACACTATGTGCTTCCAATGCTACAGCCAAAGAGCTGCTACACTCACCTGTCACAAAGGAAGGTTGCAAAGACTTTCTCTTGCTTGCACAAACAAGCATGGGAAAGAAGCATGACTGGTTTAACCGTTACACTCACAAGCCGATGACagaggtatttatttttttcctcctcagctgcTTGGTCACTTGCCCATGTCACCCGTTCACCTCCTCACTTACCAGTGTGAGTGCGTTTGTGTGCCTGCAGCGACTTCTCTCTTGGAAACACCCTGTTACAGATGTTACAACGGATCCTGCTAGAGGAGTGCTCTCCTTCATTTATCAGTTCACGGACTGTGTCTGCCCTTGGTCGGCCGCGCCGTAAGCCATCCTATGTGGCAAGAAACAGGATGCCGAAAGGCTGTGCTTGCCCAGAAGCCAGAAACAAAGCTAAACAGCACCTTTCTCACAGCTATCTTAAGTTAGTGACATCAGTGGAGTTTCAACAGTTTAACTCTTAACCCAGCTCTATAAAGAACTCCACGAGGTGCCCCCACCTTTAAGAGCTCTTCTGCCCTCGGCAGAGCGGTCCAGAGGGGACGAGCACAGAACCAAGGCCCCACCACCCACAGCACCGGGGCTCTTCCCCACTTCGTTGGGGCAGCAGCCGGGGAAGGCGGAGACAGCAGGTGGCGACAGCTCCCACCCCGCGCGACGCTGTGGCCGTTATTCCCGTCAGCACGACCGTTGGGGGCGGCCCCATCGGGTGACGGCCCGATGGCCCCACCTCCACGGGTGGCGCCCCCCGCA from Numida meleagris isolate 19003 breed g44 Domestic line chromosome Z, NumMel1.0, whole genome shotgun sequence encodes:
- the ZNF367 gene encoding zinc finger protein 367; translation: MSERPLGPPVVICQDSPKRVLVSVIKTTPIKPSPRRGGEEPASAPPVPTSPGFSDFMVYPWRWGENAHNVTLSPGGPAPAPVPSSVQQPHGALVGDPTRDDEESGSPNGGGRRRHLKDGLRRGRPRADTVRELINEGEHSSSRIRCNICNRVFPREKSLQAHKRTHTGERPYLCDYPDCGKAFVQSGQLKTHQRLHTGEKPFVCSENGCLSRFTHANRHCPKHPYARLKREELTDRLNKKQTADNKAVAEWLAKYWETREQRAPALKSKTIQKTDQEQQDPMEYLQSDEEDDEEKNSAHSAACRSRLQEQRERMHGALALIELANLAVAPLRQ